AGGCTGCCCGAGGTTAGGGCGTTTCCAAGCAAGTTGGAAAGGCTTCGATCTCGGCTCAAGTGTTTCTTGCGCGGACTAAAGTCTGATGAATCCCGCCTTAAGCGCGGGGTGAAATCACTTCAGTCAAAGCTTCCGGCACTTCAGCAGACGCTGCGCTGATATGAACGTTTCTTCTCCGTGCTTAAGCCGAAGCTCTCCCGACTTAAGCCAATGCTCTCCGGACTTGAGCAAACACTGTCCGGACTTAAGCGGCGGCTCTGTTTACTTGAACGATTTTAATAGCGACTTAAGCCGCCATTAAAATCGTTCAAGTGATTCCTCCCAAGGCTTAAGCCCGCATTGCCCCGCCAAGCCAAAGGGGCTCGCGGCTAACTCGTTGAACGCAGATTATTGATGCTGCCAGCAGTAGGCACTTCCAGCGGCGGCCGTTCGCTTGCAACGCGCCCCCTTTTTCGTGGTTGCCGCGCACTGAGAGCTGTAAGCAGGCGCTGAATACGAACTTTGCGGTGAAGGCGTAGTGGAGACAGGCTTTGGTTGTTGGGCTGAAGCCGTTTTAGCAGCGGCGGCACTACGGGCGGCTTCTTCCTGCCTTTGCTTTTGGCGCAAGACCACTTCTTCGTAGCGAGACTGGATATAGCCGAAGGTCGTTCTGTCAGTCTCGGTCATTGTGAGATAATCAACGTAGTCACCACCGTCGTCATGGATCACGGTAATGCCGCTGGCATCCATGCTGCGCAGTTTTACATTCTTAAGGGTGCGGCCATCGGTGAGAGACAGATCGTGTCCGATGAGTTGGCAGGTGAAGACGATTAGGGTGAATAGCGTAGCGATGAACTTCATGGTGGGGTTTAGAGACGTAAGTCGAATCCAGCTCTTCTCTCATTGCAGTAGATTGTAAATTAAATTGATTCCGTAGCCCTTTGGTTTCAAGTGTCTTGGAAATTAACGACATGAGGCCGCATTTACTTATCTTCATGGCGCTACTGTTCCTGCCCAGAACCGTTGCGCAGCCAGAGGATGACAAAGGGTTCAGCAAAGAGGTGATCGAACGATCCAAGCGCGCCTGTGTTTTAATCGAAGTAGAGGACAAAAACGGAAAAGGCCATGGTAGCGGAGTTCGGTTTAATGAGCAGGGATGGATCGCGACCAATTATCACGTCGTAGCAGGAGCTGAGCGCATCAAGGTCATCGATTCATCTGGGCACAGTGAAGAAGTGACGGAGTTGATGTATTACTCTCCTCAGCGGGATATTGCGTTGTTGAAAACCTCGTCGACGGGCGAGTATGCGAAATTTAAGCGCTCCATGGCTGCTTCAGAGCCCATCATGGCTATCGGGCACCCACTGGAAGAAAGGTGGAAGGTCACCAAGGGGCGTATCGTAAAAGTGTTTTCGCGAAAGAACCGTGAAGAAATCCAGATCGATGCCGATATCGCTCCAGGATCTTCGGGCGGCCCTATTTTGGCTAAAGATGGGACGATATGCGGGCTTTCCACTTACTTGGTCCGTTTAACCTTCCGCGATGGCAAATATCAGCTGGCGCAGATCAAAATGTTCTTTGGCGTGAGCAAGGCATCTATCGTCGATATCCCCGTGGAAAAGATAAAGCCTACGCGCCTTTCGGATCTAAGGGTTTTTGGCGAAGGGTGGGTGATTTATGATGAGCAGCTACCTGTTCTGATCTCTGAAATAGATGATCTGCTGACGATTTTTTATAAACGTATTGCTTCACAAGTGATCAAAAGAACGGCCGCTGGAACCGGTCGGACGGAGATTGGCGGCAATTCAGCCTTTTTGAAATTTCGGTATGAATTGGCCGACCCTCAAGAGTTGAAGGATCTAATTTCCCGATATCGGGCACTAGCCGTATTTATAAATCAGTATATCCCGCAGAGTCCTTCGGATCCGGCACTCAAGCAGTCGTGTTTACTTCTAAAAGCTGCGCTTCGGAATGCCCTCGAATCCGCTGAAAATTTGGCGCTCATCCACGGAATGGCTAATGACCAAGGTGAAGGTTATTTCTTGAGATCGGATCGGTCGCGATCCTTGGCGGTAGCGGCTGTCCGTGATGCGGTGCATAGTTATTCCAGGGCGAGATCATCATACGGAGATCACTCTAATTTTTTAACCGAAGAGGGCATGGACGCGACGTGGGCCAGATACATTCCTTCGGTGTCACCGCCTTGGGCAGCCGCGGCAGTTAAATCCGAATAGTGGGGGTATTCCTAGTTGGTATGCCAAGCGGATCCAGTAAGACGAAAGGTGGACTTTCATCCTGCTCATTACGTTTCCGAGGTTCCGGACCTTCGCGCCTTGGCGTCTTTGCGTTGAATCTGCTCTGCGAGGTAAGCCGGACGACAATTATCCGGATTTCTCCAAAAGGGATTTCAGTTTCGCGAGGTCCTTGCGGATGTGTTTCGCATCCGCCGCATAGGCTTTGTCTGAAACCTTGGGCAAACGATAGAGCGTGAACAGGACTTCGCTCCCGTTGCCGTTGGGCTGGACGCGCATCGGATTGTAGAAGGTGGCGCCTGACTCGAGGGTCACGTCGTGGTCCAAGATTCCGAAGGAGTTCTTTCGGGCGAATTTGATCTTCACCTTTCCCATCGGCGACTCCGCGACCCATTGCCCGCCGACCTGCTTGATCGAGCCACTCAACCCGCTGGCCCATTTCGGCAGGTTCTTGGGGTTGCAGGCGAAGGTGTAAACAGCGGCCGGCGATCGCGAGATAGAGATGCTGATGATCTTGGCGGGGTAGGTTGCAGTCTTCATTCCCCCATCGACCGTTTCTTCCGCAACCGGTTTCGGATTAAACGCAACGACGCGAAGGGGCAAAGGTTCGGAGCTGATCAAGCAAGACGGGTTGGATGATGGTTCTCTTGATCGTTACGTGTCCGGGGTTCCGCCCTTCGCACCGTCGCGT
This window of the Rariglobus hedericola genome carries:
- a CDS encoding S1 family peptidase, with the translated sequence MALLFLPRTVAQPEDDKGFSKEVIERSKRACVLIEVEDKNGKGHGSGVRFNEQGWIATNYHVVAGAERIKVIDSSGHSEEVTELMYYSPQRDIALLKTSSTGEYAKFKRSMAASEPIMAIGHPLEERWKVTKGRIVKVFSRKNREEIQIDADIAPGSSGGPILAKDGTICGLSTYLVRLTFRDGKYQLAQIKMFFGVSKASIVDIPVEKIKPTRLSDLRVFGEGWVIYDEQLPVLISEIDDLLTIFYKRIASQVIKRTAAGTGRTEIGGNSAFLKFRYELADPQELKDLISRYRALAVFINQYIPQSPSDPALKQSCLLLKAALRNALESAENLALIHGMANDQGEGYFLRSDRSRSLAVAAVRDAVHSYSRARSSYGDHSNFLTEEGMDATWARYIPSVSPPWAAAAVKSE
- a CDS encoding SRPBCC family protein — protein: MKTATYPAKIISISISRSPAAVYTFACNPKNLPKWASGLSGSIKQVGGQWVAESPMGKVKIKFARKNSFGILDHDVTLESGATFYNPMRVQPNGNGSEVLFTLYRLPKVSDKAYAADAKHIRKDLAKLKSLLEKSG